The stretch of DNA TATAGGGTTAGAGGCTTTATTACTTAATTTTGATAAACCAGATTTTACTATTTCAGATGTTGTATTTAAAATTGCTCCTAAAATCAATGCAGCGGGAAGAATTGAGCATGCTGATTTAGCAGTTCATTTATTAACTTCTAAAAATTATGATGAAGTTGAGAAAATTGCTCGACAGATAAGAGGATTAAATACAGAAAGAAAAACTTTAGATGCTGATGTTACCCAAGAAGCACTAGTTCAAATTGTTGAAAATAATGAAGAAAATAACGCAGCTTCTGTGGTTTTTGGGAAAAACTGGCATAAAGGTGTATTGGGTATAGTAGCTTCTCGTTTAACAGAAAGTTATTATCGTCCGACATTAGTTTTTACAGAAAGTAATGGGAAAATGGTAGCTTCAGCTCGATCAGTTAAAGGCTATAATGTGTATGATGCATTAGATCATTGTTCTGAATATTTAGAACAATTTGGAGGACATAAATATGCGGCAGGTTTAACAATGGCCTCAGAACAATACCCTCTATTTAAAAAAGCCTTTGAAGAAGAAGTGAAAAAAACAATCCCTAAATCATTGTTGATACCTCAAATTGAGATTGATACTGAATTAAAATTAGTGGATGTAACACCTAAATTTAATCGAATTTTGAAACAATTTGCTCCTTTTGGTCCTCAAAATATGCGTCCCGTTTTTCTTACTAAAAATGTTTTTGATTCCGGATATGCTAAAGCAATTGGGAATGAAAACAAACATTTAAAGATGAATTTGTATCAGGAAGGAGCTCGAAATATTTTTCAAGCAATAGGTTTTGGGTTAGGTTCTTATTTACCTCAGATAAAAAATAAACCGTTTGATATTGTGTATACAGTTGAGGAAAATTATTGGCAAGGAAAATCTCATATACAATTAAATATAAAAGATATTCGTATAAATTAAAAAGGATGCTTTAAAAGCATCCTTTTTAATTTATTCTTGAGTTTTTACATATTTTTCTAAAGCCATTGACATAGAAGGAATTCCTGGTGTAGGAACTTGAATATCAACTTTTAGACCTGCATTTTTAGCTGCATTGACAGTGCTTTTTCCAAAAACAGCAATACGTGTATCATTTTGTTTGAAATTAGGAAAATTTTCTAGTAAAGATTTAATTCCTGAAGGGCTAAAGAAAACAAGGATATCATAATAAACATTTTCTAAATCCGATAAATCACTACTAACCGTTTTGTACATAATAGCTCTTTTCCAATCTACTCCTATTTCATTTAAAGATTTAGTAACAACAGGTGATAAAACATCAGAAGATGGAAGCATAAACTTTTCATCTTTATGTTTTTTTATGATTGGAATCAAATCTGCAAAAGTTTTTTCTCCAACATAGATTTTACGCTTTCTGTAAACAATATAGTTTTGTAAATACTTTGCAATAGCTTCTGATTGACAATAATATTTTAATGCATCAGGAACCTTGTAGCGCATTTCCTCTGCTAATCTAAAGAAATTGTCAACTGCATTTCTACTTGTTAAAATAATGGCTGTAAATTGAGAGAAATCTATTTTTTGTTTTCGAACTTCTCGGGCCTCAACTCCTTCAACATGGATAAAAGGGATAAAATCAACTTTTATGTTCTTTCTTTCAAGCTTAAAATAAGGAGAAGTTTCCGTTTTTGGTTGAGGTTGCGAAATAAGTATTGATCTTACTTTCATTACGATTCTGGCTTAGCTGCTAATAATTAATATTTTACCTATTACAAGTATGGGTAATATTTCTAGAGCGCAAAGGTACAAAATAATATAATACAAAGGAATGTCTGTGTTACTATTTAGATAAATTAATCTTTTAAATAGAACAAATATAAAACCTATTAGAGCAACGAAAGTTACAGATAATAATAGAATGTATAGTTCTAATTCGTTTATATTCAAGTATTTAATCAATATGGCTAAAACCAATAAAGTGAAGCTAAGAAAAAGGATATAGCGTAATCGAAGTAAAAAATAAAATTCGATATTAGGATTAACTCCTGAAACAAAAAAGGCAATAATAGCCCATAGAAAACGAATCACAACAAATATGAAACAAAAAATACTGGAAATGAGAATATTGTTAATAAGTTTAGAATTGGTAATCTCTAAAATCCATTCAAAATTAAATTTTTGGAAAATAGAATTAAAAAATAACCCTCCAGACATTGAAAATAAAAGAATTCCACAAAAAATAAATAAGAAAGAGTTATCTACCGAAGTTTCAAAATCATTTGAAAATAAGAGAGATAAATTTTTCTTAAATAAGTTGTTTCCTATGGCAAGAATTAAGAGAACAGCCATAAAAACATAGAAAAAAGAATCATTTCCTTGAGTATTTCGTAAGACTTCTTCCAATTTTTTAATTTTAGCAAAGTTATTAAATCTAATAGATTTTTACTAGATCAATTATATTATATTTGCATGATAGAATTTTTATATGTTGAAGAACTTAGTTATCATTCCTACTTATAACGAGAAAGAAAATATCGAAGAAATCATTCGAAAAGTTTTTTCTTTGGATATTTCGTTTGATATTTTGGTTGTGGATGATAATTCGCCAGATTTAACATATCAAATTGTAGAAAATTTACAAGAAGAATATAGAAATCAGTTATTTCTTGAAAAGCGAAAAGAAAAAGATGGTTTAGGAAGAGCTTATATTCATGGATTTCGTTGGGCATTGAAAAATGAATATGATTGTATTTATGAAATGGATGCTGATTTCTCTCATAATCCTGAAGATTTGGAGCGTTTGTTTAAAGCTTTAAAGAATGAAAATGTTGATATGGTAGTTGGTTCACGATATTCACATGGTGTAAATGTTGTGAATTGGGATATGAAAAGGGTCTTGTTATCTTATTTTGCTTCTAAATATGTTCAGTTTATAACCGGTATTCCTATTCATGATACCACAGCAGGTTTTGTTGGATATAAGAAAAGGGTATTAAAAGGGTTGGATTTATCTAAAATAGAATCTTTTGGTTATGGTTTTCAAGTAGAAATGAAATATAAAATTTGGAAAAAAGGTTTTCAAATAGTAGAAATTCCAATTGTTTTTACGGATCGTATACGTGGAGAATCAAAAATGAATGGAGGAATTATAAAAGAAGCAGCTTTAGGTGTTTTAAAATTGAGATTGGATCAATTTTTAAATCGATTATAGTGTGAAATGAGCCCTGAAAAAGAAATTGGTATTGGGTGAATTCCATCTAAATTTATTAAAAAATAAAACAGTGATAGATGAAAAAATATGGGATTTTATTTGTGATATTTTTGAGTGTAGTTTCATGTATTAAAAGATTTGAAGAACCTGAAAATTTACTTTCCAAAGAGCAAATGCGAGATCTTCTAATTGAAATTGGTTTATCAAAAAATATTCCTCATAATGTCTTGGATACGTTGGTTAGAGATAGTAAGAATAAAGCAGACAAAAGAATATTAAAGATTCTTGATAAGAATACGATTACTTTAGAAGTATTTAGGAAAAGCCATCAATATTATACCATGTATCCAGAAGAGTATAAGCTTATTTTTAAAATGATTAAAGATTCATTGAACAAAGAGTTAACTCAGTTAAAAATTGAAGATTCATTAGCAAGAAAGGATAAGGATGTTAAAAAAGATGAAAAAAAGACTCCACCAAAAAAATTATCACAAGAAGAATTAAAAAAAATAGATAAACAAAAGAAAGACTCTATAATGAAACCTATCAAGAAAAAAATGGATTCATTGAGAAAACAGAAATAGAAACTGAAAAATCGGTGAAAAAATTCTTAACATTAAGATTCGATATCATTTAATTTATCCAAAATAAAGGTATGGATTTGCTTCTGTGATAATCCTATTTGTTCTTTAAGTTCTTCTATTTTACCATGCTCAATAAAACGATCAGGATAGCCTTGTATGAAAATAGTACCTTTATAAGATTGTTTTTGGGCATAGTGCATAATTTG from Flavobacteriaceae bacterium UJ101 encodes:
- the recJ gene encoding single-stranded-DNA-specific exonuclease RecJ (Putative single-stranded-DNA-specific exonuclease (By similarity). RecA thread formation during DNA double-strand break repair requires RecJ or AadAB; Belongs to the RecJ family; Contains 1 OB DNA-binding domain.; KEGG: wvi:Weevi_1278 single-stranded-DNA-specific exonuclease; Acting on ester bonds); this encodes MEISQKNRWVLKPEVESTVIKHLMNELKVDAKMAELLALKGIHTFDAAHNFFRPSLERLHDPFLMKDMSIAVSRILKAINEKEHIMIYGDYDVDGTTSVSMMYMFISSLSKNVTHYIPDRYAEGYGVSFQGIQYAIDNDISLIISLDCGIKAVDKVKMAQDSLIDFIICDHHLPGEIMPEAKAILDPKQKDCEYPYKELSGCGVGFKLIQAICKELSLPNNVYEQYLDLVAVSIAADIVPITDENRILAYYGLKKLKEDPNIGLEALLLNFDKPDFTISDVVFKIAPKINAAGRIEHADLAVHLLTSKNYDEVEKIARQIRGLNTERKTLDADVTQEALVQIVENNEENNAASVVFGKNWHKGVLGIVASRLTESYYRPTLVFTESNGKMVASARSVKGYNVYDALDHCSEYLEQFGGHKYAAGLTMASEQYPLFKKAFEEEVKKTIPKSLLIPQIEIDTELKLVDVTPKFNRILKQFAPFGPQNMRPVFLTKNVFDSGYAKAIGNENKHLKMNLYQEGARNIFQAIGFGLGSYLPQIKNKPFDIVYTVEENYWQGKSHIQLNIKDIRIN
- a CDS encoding uroporphyrinogen-III synthase (KEGG: chz:CHSO_0279 uroporphyrinogen-III synthase), whose product is MKVRSILISQPQPKTETSPYFKLERKNIKVDFIPFIHVEGVEAREVRKQKIDFSQFTAIILTSRNAVDNFFRLAEEMRYKVPDALKYYCQSEAIAKYLQNYIVYRKRKIYVGEKTFADLIPIIKKHKDEKFMLPSSDVLSPVVTKSLNEIGVDWKRAIMYKTVSSDLSDLENVYYDILVFFSPSGIKSLLENFPNFKQNDTRIAVFGKSTVNAAKNAGLKVDIQVPTPGIPSMSMALEKYVKTQE
- a CDS encoding dolichyl-phosphate beta-D-mannosyltransferase (Transfers mannose from GDP-mannose to lipid acceptors to form polyprenol monophosphomannose (PPM; catalytic activity in vitro is enhanced by Lnt (AC A0QZ13) (PubMed:12427759). PMM is an alkai-stable sugar donor which adds mannose-phosphate residues to triacylated-PIM2, eventually leading to generation of the cell wall glycolipid lipoglycan modulins lipoarabinomannan (LAM) and lipomannan (LM) (By similarity); Belongs to the glycosyltransferase 2 family.; KEGG: doi:FH5T_11420 dolichol-phosphate mannosyltransferase) — encoded protein: MLKNLVIIPTYNEKENIEEIIRKVFSLDISFDILVVDDNSPDLTYQIVENLQEEYRNQLFLEKRKEKDGLGRAYIHGFRWALKNEYDCIYEMDADFSHNPEDLERLFKALKNENVDMVVGSRYSHGVNVVNWDMKRVLLSYFASKYVQFITGIPIHDTTAGFVGYKKRVLKGLDLSKIESFGYGFQVEMKYKIWKKGFQIVEIPIVFTDRIRGESKMNGGIIKEAALGVLKLRLDQFLNRL